The following proteins are encoded in a genomic region of Panthera leo isolate Ple1 chromosome F2, P.leo_Ple1_pat1.1, whole genome shotgun sequence:
- the CHRAC1 gene encoding chromatin accessibility complex protein 1, which produces MADAVAGRDRCGEQRLVSLPLSRIRVIMKSSPEVSSINQEALVLTAKATELFVQYLATYSYRHGNGKERKALTYSDLSNTAEESETFQFLADILPKKILASKYLKMLKEKREEDEENDTDDGSNGDEAES; this is translated from the exons ATGGCGGACGCGGTCGCGGGCAGGGACAGGTGCGGGGAGCAGCGGCTCGTGTCGCTGCCGCTGTCCCGCATCCGGGTCATCATGAAGAGCTCGCCCGAGGTGTCCAGCATCAACCAGGAGGCGCTGGTGCTCACGGCCAAAGCCACG gaaCTCTTTGTTCAGTATCTAGCCACCTATTCCTACAGACATggcaatggaaaagaaaggaaagcactCACTTACAGTGATTTATCAAATACTGCAGAGGAATCGGAAACTTTTCAGTTTCTTGCAG atatattacCAAAGAAGATTTTAGCTAGTAAATATCTGAAAATGCttaaagagaagagggaagaggacgAGGAGAATGACACGGATGATGGAAGTAATGGGGACGAAGCAGAGTCCTAA